tcgattcccagtcagggcacatggctgggttgcaggccatgacccccagcaactgcacattgatatttctctctctctctctttctccctcccttccctctctaaaaataaataaataaaatcttttttaaaaagaatgaagtcattaaaagacacaaagaaagacCATTTTGGGCTTCAGAAATTTTTGACCAAATCTAAGTTTTTTAATTGCCATCTTATTAATGTCATTGGCTCAGTAAGCTgtgattatatttttcatttcctctttagCCTAAGAACTATtctggaatttttgtttcttttgcaccAGAAATATGAATCAGTGAATAAATCgcctttttctaattttatttatttttctctcattttaaaccTCCTTTCTCACTGCTCTGCATCCCACCATGTGAGCCATGAAAGAAAAGGCCCCAGTCATCACAGTCCCTATTTATCTCCTAACCTtgtggagaaataaaagaaatcctgTCTCAGCAAGCTTCGCAGCTCTTCCTGCCTTTCGCTGCTGCTGAGATGCTGGCCACAATCCCCACAGCCGATAATGTCACCGAGGAAATAATACGGGACTTTTTGGCAATCCATGCCTCCTTCCGGGATGTGAGCTTTATGGCgccttctctccccccacccacgcTCCGGCAGTCCAGCTCGAGGAGGGGATAACTGCAGGAGTGTGTACACCCAGTTTATTAAATTCACACCCACTCCACCAGGGCAGTCAAGACCGTGTCTCAGGCCAGAAGCTACCTGGGGCAAACCGCTGTATTGTGTCCCACTTCACCTTGTTCCGTTCCGTGAAAATGCACTGAGGACACAGGCAGAGACGTGGGGTGGATTTCAATCCACTTCAGCTGCCCGCCTAATGTGGTAAGCGTGTGCCCCTCTTTAGAGAGGGAACCGACAGTTAAAATTTGAGGCAGTTTCCGCGATACGCGAGGTGAAGGATGTCGCAGGAGGACAAGGTCAGCCCCAGCACCCTTGTCCGGCAGGTGTTTTCCATGTGGCCCCTGTGCCCAGGCCCCTCGCCGGCGACAGCGAGCGGATGGGAAGGAATCGCTAGAACTGGGCTTCACAAAGGCTGGCCCCGCTGGACACTATTGGATTCACAACAACACTGCTTCTCAGAGTGTGACTCTGAACCAGGGGTTTTCCCCGAGACCTTGTCAGAGTGCCGCTTCAGGGCTCCCTCCTTGGCCTGCTGAACCAGAATCCCCCCAGGGGACAGAGCCCGGAGCACAGTGTGCTGAAAGCTCCCGGGGAGAGTCTCCAGTGCGCTAAAGGCCTGAGAAGCAAGAAGTGCGAGAAGCAACTCGAGGAGTCAAAACCACTTGGGAAGACACACGGGCCGACCAGTCACCCCACTGCTGGGCGGGGGGCAGCCAGAGCAAGACCACAGCCACAGCTGGCGGAGGGCGGCCCCGGGAGGAGGCAGAGACTTGGGTTGGCAGAATGAGTGGCAGGAACTATCCAGGATTTCAGGACCTTCGCAAGCGAGGTCATGTGAACAGATTTATCCGACAGCCGATTGGGAACGGAATTGTCAAGTAGGTAAACCAAAATTCAACTCCAGCCATAAAGGTTAGAATCGAACAGAACCTACTGCGACGATTCGGTAGACACGCAGGGAAGCAGTCAGCTGCTAGGGCACGCTATTCAGATTCCCACGCTATTCAGACACCCACGCCGGCCCCCAGCGCGTgaagcagccccaggcctgcggGCGGCGGGACGGCGTGGAGCCCGGCCGGGGCCGTGGCCTGAGCGCCGGACTCAGCTGCTGCTTTGGTCGGCACCGAACTGAGGACGAGTTTCCCCCAGACACGGCCTGGCTCACGGAGTGAACAGGCAACAGGGCCGCAAACGGATGCGAACCGCCCCGAGTTCAGCGCTGAAAACCTGGGATCCCGGCCAAACCCTCCATCCCAGGAAAACCAAGGATCAGGTCACCCACAGCCAAGCAAATTCTCATTCTCTCATCAACATTTCTCATGTCACGTGCATCATGTTACACTCTGTCACTCGGCACCTTGCTGAGtcaatgaaaaatattatcttaataATAATGATGTTTAAACAAGGCAAGAGATTTATGTGATGTGgaagtgttttgaaatctgtgtaACTGTTTATTTATAGACTGTGCACCCGAAATAAGTGTAGGCACACATTTTGTGCAACTGCGTGCCAtcgtggccttttttttttgtaatgccactattcaaaaaacatgaaaagattctATTTTCAGCTTTTAATCGACGCTTGCTAGGTGGGTGAATAGTTGAAGAACTCTGGGACACCTGGGGTGACAAGGCGTATTGAAACCCAAGGACAAAACCTGGGCGCCGGTGAATGAATCCTGCAGAGTGATGAATGAACCGCGGAGCCGCGGAGCCACCGGAAACACAAAGAGCTCCCAAACAGGTGCGGGAAGAGCTACGGCATCCGACGGCCGCTGCGGCGCTGCAGGCTTAGGCCGCCGCGTTATTCGGAACACTCGGATGGCTAAGGAAACCACTTGCCCTGCGCTTGACAAAACCATTGCAGCTCGCGTCCTACTTCTCTTTTTTGATGTAAATCACTAATAGTACATTTTTTCTGGGAAGTTTTCTGAAAATGGCACCTTTTAAATAAAGCCAATTTTGTAAAACTCTGCTGAAATGTCTAAGGAACTTGGTTGGGACCCATTCCTCTCAATCGAGTCTATAATTACGCACTCTAGATTCTAGGCTACATGCACAAAAATCAGAGGCTACTTGCACTGAAAATTCTGACCGCATGACCTCGGTCATGTCCTTGCAGAGACGGCTGCTGGGAGTCAGAATACAGGACCCGCGGCCCCACAGCACCATCGTGTCTGTATGAATGGCGTTCAGgaccccctgtcccccacccgaCCCCGCACAATCGGAGGAAGAGGGGGCGAATAAAGAGGACTGTGCAGGAGACACCGGTCCTGAAAAACTGTCTTCCAATAGCCTGGCTCTTCCCAACTGGAAATTATCTACAGTCTGTTTACTACCATCCAGAAGAgccttttggaaagaaaatacatgGGAAATCAGAAAACTATCCTAACATAGTTAgccaggaaaaagaaggaaaggaaaatctatttttttatttcattttaatccttgttcaagtacatttttctcccttttactcccaatccagcccacccccccagtcctccccacttccctcccattaccaccctccccctagtttttgtccacgtgccctttaaatttgctcctgtaaacccttcccattctcccctgaaattccctcttctctccccctctatTTTTAATGCAAGCTCAAGCTGTTTTACTGTAAAACTTCAgtccctgggggaggaggaaggcccTGCGGGGTTCTCCCGCCCCTTATCCTTGATGTCAGACCTCGGATCCTCAGCACGTTTCAACAGTATCTCTTAGGGCAGAACAAAGAAGTAAGCGATAACTTTAACcaaaattttaattgtgatgcTCTTCATTTGGAAATTTAGGCAGCGTGTGGCAGAGGATGCAGATACATTTGTGTTATAGTTAGTAACTTGTCCAATGAGCTCTTTTCACGAGCTTTAACGAAATCACAAAATCAAGACATTCCAGCAGTCTGTCTACAAAACTGTGCTTTCATCAAAggtaagttcttttttaaaaaaagattttatttatttacttttagagagggaagggagggagaaagagagagaaacatcaatgtgcggttgctggggtcatggcctgcaacccaggcatgtgccctgactgggaatcgaacctgtgacactttggaggtaagttcttttttaaaaaaaaggtcagCAGTCGTGAGGGAGGCGCACACTGGCAGACTACCATGGCATTTAGGGAGAGGCCCCAGGAAGGGAGGTTGGGAAACGAGGCGACAGCACCAAGGAATTGAACTCCAACCTATAAAACAACGGCCAGTGCGAATGATGTGGGAAGTAGATCCGGCACATTGGAAGCAGAGGCTGGCACAGGGCGCTCCCCACAAACACAGCCTGCGCGCGGGTGAGCTGAccggccctgcctccccagcagaACCTAGCGGGAGACACGCCCCAGCAGCGGCAGACTTTGGAGCGACGCTTTGCTTTCCAGCAGAAGCAAGCAGCTGGCGCCGGAAGCAGGCCTGACTCCCTCCGCGCTCCCCGCAGGTCTGCCTTCCTCCTGTCTGGGCGTTgctgtctccccgccccccccacgtTGGCTTTTTGGTTGTTCGCGTAGATTAGAGGCAGCCAACGACTTGCTTATAAGGTTTGGGGGTTCGTGGAAATGGCAGCACTGCCCCAAGAGGGCACTCGTGTGTTCTGCTACAGAAACCCTTCAAGAACGTGAAAAGCGTGCTACCCACGTGTGGACCACGTACCATCCGCCATCAGCAGGGGCACAGAAATGAGAATCCTCAggcccacccacacccactcagAGTCTGGCGGGTAGGACCCAAGTTTTAAAGCAACTCCCTCAGATGAGTTTTACACTTGAAGTTTAAGAGGCACTATCTGGTAACACAAAGGCACCAGCTCTCAGGTATACTAGGAGTGTGGGCAATAGGAGACACCTGTTTTCTCCTGAAGGTGACTCGGCTCTGTCACCGGTCCTTGGGCATCTCGCGTGCACACATGCACGGTGTCTGTGTGTTATCTCACCACCCAGGAGTCAAAGCCCAGGGAGTCGGCAAAATGAAAACCAAGCAGCCCAGATGCATGCTGTACATAGGAACTCATAGTTATACGGCATAAGAAAATGCACATTTGCCTGAAGCACAGCAAGTCTGCACTTACATTTTACGTTAACACTTACTATACACGTGTTCtgtatgtgcatacacacatgcgcgtgcatgcacacacgcataCTTTTGACCCTTACAGAGCTAAGCATCTGTGAAACGCGCTCTCCAGCGTCCCCAAGACTCGAGatggccaaggccaaggccaagatGGAAATACACTCAAAGCCGCTCATCACTCAAGACAAACACGCTCAGCGTGTCAGACACAGGCAGAGCTGCCCCTGTCACTGTGAACCAGACCTGTTCCCCCACCCCGAGTCCCCGAGCTGAGGGGCGCTGCCCGCGGTGCCGGCTGGACACCTGCCCACCTTGCTCACTGAGAACCCGAGGACGTTTACCAAATGTGCATGTGCTGCAGAGCGAACCTGTAACAATATTGGAACTTGGGAAATAATGCTCAGCAACTGAACTCTGCATGGATTAATAGGTCTGTAAGGGACATAAACTGTTctactttttattacttttttcatggTAAAGAAAGCTCCTTTTCACCTCCCATTCACTATCAGTGAGTTCTCCACCAACTCCAGCATCCAGGGCACCAGTGTGCATGGCCGGGACTAGCCGGTTCCTGCAGGGAGGCCCCCTTGCTCGGAAGCTGTCACCAGGACTTTCAGGAGGCCGTTTCGCACAGCACCGGACGGTCTGCGGGAGCCGGCTGGCTGTTCCCGTTTTGGGAGCAGAGGGGCAACATTCTGGTCCAGCCTcaggctctccctgcctccccgtcCTGCACCCTCCGCCCTCCGCCGTGGGAGCGCCGTGGGAGCCCCGTGGGAGCGGAGTGCCAGCGTGCAGCGGTCCAGCCCGCCCTCCCTCTCCGCCTGCAGACCGAGACAGGAAGGCtggaggaaaagaagggagacagggaggggaacACCCTTTACTTCCCACCATTAAAATGGCACAAGTATGACAGAAAACAGAGCAgcttgtttattttgaaattactttaatttagaaatagaaaacatcaggggaaaaatgaaagaacgCAAAATATGCAGGTAATTTCTTTACTCCGCGAGCTTCTCAGACCCCCTCTTGCTGACCAGTCCCCAAGAGGAAAACCCTCCTCCAAGAAGGTCTTCAGCCAcccctgcaagagagagagagatggtcgATTTCGAGTGCGTGCAGGcttttaatcattattattattatctgaaATGCAGTCAGCTGTGACTTTGCGGACCCAGAACCAGTGCCATAAGAACCACGCCCACATTACTGCGCGGTAGCGTGCAAGAGAAGGAACGGGACTCGAACACCTTGGACTGAAAAAGTCCCTGCGGGGGCCGGGGCTGCAAGAGCAGACGGGGCCGACAGCCCAgacccagcccccctccccaggacGTGTGTGCAGTCCAGCATAACGTCCTCCTGGACAGGCGGAGACACGGATCGCAGGACGGGATGGTCGGCGGGAGGCTTCTCGGTGTGACAGACAGCACGTCAGCTGTGCATGAAGAATTCAGACAGCTCACCGCAGTCACCCAACCACACACCTGATCCAACCCGAAGGAAAACCACCACCACTCCCAGCGACCGGGCTCTCGGTGAACCCCGGTGGGGTCCGACAGCATTAACAAGTCAGGAGACACATGTGCATCAGTGAAATAGCCAACTGTCGGCTCAAATGGTTTCCATTTTCGTTCCATTCGaaacactatttcaaaaagtTTACTTACACAATGATGTTATTAATGGGGATATGGATCAATTTCACAAAAAAGCCGATGAACCCCATTATAGCAAATCCTATTGCTGTTGCCATGGCAATCTTCTGGAACTCtggattaaaaacacaaaatttatcaTGTTCACAGTGTCGTTGCAAGAACAGGAGAAAAAACTAGCAGTGACGTAACTTGCTGGTGTATCTTTCTCCTGACAGTAAACATAcagctttaaataaaataaaatatgacactATTTATGAATGACAAATAAGCTATTTGATCGATTTTTAAgtagaaacacagaaatgaagtATACGCCCATTCTAGTGAACCCATCAACAAGCAGCAACATATTTTCTTCTCAGCAAATGACCAGGAtgccagaaagaaataaaatacagatggAAGAAATACAGAGTATTTGCCTTAAAATTTTTGTAACATTGCTAAAAATATCGATTATAAAAGCACAAACcataactttttataaaaaatgggcCTACTGTCTCTGATGTTATGAGGAGGCCCAAAATAAGGCTTGAAAACCaggctcggggcgggggggcacaACTTTATGCGAAGGTTCAGACGCCGGTAATGTTTCCATCCGCCGTTATTTCCTCTCCTGGGGAAGCTGCCCAGACTGGCTTAGTCCTCCCGGGGGGGACCCTCCACGTCTCCCCCACAGCCCTCACCACGGCAGTGACTGGCACCGCCATCACGGGTGTAGGTGGCCCCCCTGAAAACCTCGGGGCTCTGTGAGAGCGAGGACCAGTCCCTGTTACAGTCTTTTCTGCATTTCACCATACTTGCAACGCATGCCTTTCTCTGCTGTATTCCCGCTCCCAGCCCAGGCCGCAGTCACTAAACGAACACAAGCAGACAAACTCTGGTGCCCCTTTGAACACACGAATCGTGATCAATGAAAAATTAACCCTCCCAGGCGGGCACCCCCTCTGATGATCCATGTTGGGGCTCTGTTTGGGGGAAGTGAAGGCGGGGCTTACAGAGCACGGAGGAATCCCCCCAAAATTTTCCAAAGTGAAAACATGGAAGAGACTAAAAACTCTGAAATCATGAAGTAGGACTAAGACAAACATGACATGAAAAACAGGGCTGCAATAAATAATCTTACACCGTTTGGGAACTAATGTGTGCAAAATTTAGGAAGTGACAATGTTAAAAAGCAGTAAAGCAGATAGATCAGTAAAAATGTGGACGAGAAAAAGTAACTAACAGCTATTAAACAGGACAATATTAAAGGCTTAGAAAATGCACAGACAGAACGTCTTCTCTCATGTTAAAGCTGCTACCTTTTCTATCGGGTTTGGTGCACCTCTTCACCAGCCGGATTGAGTCCTTCACAAACTGCCGGCTGGGCTCGACGAACTGCATTACCTGGTCCATGATGCTGTTTTAGAAAAACACACGAGAGAAAAGACCCTCAGTGGTATTTATCATACGGCAAGGGCTTGTTCAGTTATAACGAATTGCCAAGGAGACTGGCCAAAAATTCCTGCCTGATACGGGTCAATCCCATcccacaaaataaacaaaggagaaaaatacagatgTGACTTTTACAGATTCCAGCACAGCATCCCATCAACGACACAGGTTTTACCCCGTGGTCGTCGCCGACAAGGACGCACACACAGTCAGGCAAACCACATCGCTTCCAATCGGTACCCACCCCGCACGGCTCTCATTCTGCTCAGAAGCCACCCGTGCTGGCAATccaacaaatatttcattttaaactccCCGGAACCCAGTGTCTCCTGTAATGAATCCCAACCACGGCTCCACCagagccagaggagagggaggtgaaCGTGGGTTTCAAACCGACTGTTCCACGCCGCAGCCACCCACTCGTCCAGAAAAGAGGCTGCTGGCTGCAGCGACGGGCTCAGGTCTGGACGCGGCCCTGAGTGTTTCTCACACTGGTTCTAGTAAGGACACGCCGCCTCATCTTcgcttttttctttcattccttgtCTCAGAACTTCCTATCCGCACGGATCTTGGCTTTGGGAGCCACGGATACAACCGCCACGGAGGCCGGTGCGTCCCTGTACCTTACTATTATCTCCAGTGCTCAGGGCAGCGGCCGTGTGCGTCAACACTCACTACACTTCTGAAAAACCCATGGGTGAGCGTCATTACAAG
This sequence is a window from Phyllostomus discolor isolate MPI-MPIP mPhyDis1 chromosome 10, mPhyDis1.pri.v3, whole genome shotgun sequence. Protein-coding genes within it:
- the SEC61G gene encoding protein transport protein Sec61 subunit gamma; translation: MDQVMQFVEPSRQFVKDSIRLVKRCTKPDRKEFQKIAMATAIGFAIMGFIGFFVKLIHIPINNIIVGG